The proteins below are encoded in one region of Archocentrus centrarchus isolate MPI-CPG fArcCen1 chromosome 13, fArcCen1, whole genome shotgun sequence:
- the LOC115790891 gene encoding integrin-linked protein kinase, producing the protein MDDIFTQCREGNAVAVRLWLDNTENDLNQGDDHGFSPLHWACREGRSSVVDMLIMRGARINVMNRGDDTPLHLAASHGHRDIVGKLIQCKADTNAVNEHGNTPLHYACFWGQDEVSEDLVTNGALVSICNKYGETPMDKAKPHLRELLREKAEKMGQTLAKIPFKDSFWKGTTRTRPRNGTLNKLAGIDYKQLSLILKVNENQSGELWQGRWQGNEIAIKVLKIRDWTTRKGRDFNEEYPKLRIFSHPNVLPMLGACQSPPAPHPIIITHWMPYGSLYNVLHEGTNFVVDQTQAVKFALDIANGMAFLHTLEPMIPRHYLNSKSVMIDEDMTARISMADVKFSFQCPGRMYSPAWVAPEALQKRPEEINRRSADMWSFAILLWELVTREVPFADLSNMEIGMKVSLEGLRPTIPPGISPHICKLMKICMNEDPAKRPKFDMIVPILEKMQDK; encoded by the exons AGATGACCATGGCTTCAGCCCTCTCCACTGGGCATGCAGAGAGGGCCGCTCCAGCGTGGTGGACATGCTCATTATGAGAGGAGCGCGAATTAACGTCATGAACCGGGGAGATGACACACCCCTGCACCTGGCCGCCAGCCATGGACATCGCGACATTGTGGGAAAG CTGATCCAATGCAAAGCAGACACCAATGCTGTCAATGAACATGGGAACACACCACTGCATTATGCTTGCTTCTGGGGGCAAGACGAAGTATCTGAG GATCTTGTGACTAATGGAGCTCTGGTGAGCATCTGTAACAAATATGGGGAAACTCCTATGGACAAAGCCAAACCTCACCTGCGTGAACTTCTCAGAG AAAAGGCTGAGAAAATGGGACAGACCTTGGCTAAAATTCCCTTCAAGGACAGCTTTTGGAAAGGCACCACCAGAACCCGTCCCC GCAATGGAACTTTGAACAAACTCGCAGGCATCGACTACAAACAGCTTTCTCTCATCCTTAAAGTAAACGAGAACCAGTCTGGAGAG CTGTGGCAGGGGCGCTGGCAGGGAAATGAAATTGCTATTAAAGTGCTAAAAATTCGCGACTGGACCACTAGGAAAGGCAGAGACTTCAATGAGGAGTATCCCAAACTCAG GATATTTTCCCACCCGAATGTCCTACCCATGTTGGGAGCATGTCAATCTCCTCCTGCCCCTCACCCCATCATCATCACACACTGGATGCCTTATGGCTCCCTCTACAACGTGCTGCATGAAGGCACCA ATTTTGTGGTGGACCAGACACAGGCGGTCAAGTTTGCCCTGGACATTGCTAATGGAATGGCCTTCTTACACACACTTGAACCCATGATCCCTCGCCATTATCTCAACAGCAAGAGTGTAATG ATAGATGAGGACATGACAGCGAGGATCAGCATGGCAGACGTCAAGTTTTCCTTCCAGTGTCCTGGCAGGATGTACTCACCAGCATGGGTAGCCCCTGAGG CCCTGCAGAAGAGGCCAGAAGAGATCAACCGCCGGTCAGCAGACATGTGGAGCTTTGCTATCCTGCTGTGGGAGCTGGTGACCAGAGAAGTGCCGTTTGCTGACCTCTCCAACATGGAGATAGGCATGAAG GTTTCCTTGGAGGGTTTGAGGCCCACTATTCCCCCTGGCATTTCTCCCCACATTTGCAAGCTCATGAAGATATGCATGAACGAAGACCCAGCAAAGAGGCCTAAATTTGACATGATTGTGCCAATTCTGGAAAAAATGCAGGACAAGTGA